A genomic region of Homalodisca vitripennis isolate AUS2020 chromosome 5, UT_GWSS_2.1, whole genome shotgun sequence contains the following coding sequences:
- the LOC124361997 gene encoding inactive angiotensin-converting enzyme-related protein-like, which yields MRYLAWTLVVIIVWGFSANSSLADTELEENQVEAIAEEEDASLPKNLLDGETEEEGLKTTGLETRRRPVFIPRPKPRPKPAPRPAPRPAPKPKSKPKPKTQPKYTADPKNDGSWNQFTKKFLDGIVEGVGSELVHQAVDMLLTCRQTLIEKNSSSLSDCIPFINFQNYLQEKETNGQEDTTDVQDETSDGQYDTSNLDERWNSDPGMFAQQPPIQDAVNVSGA from the exons ATGAGATATTTGGCATGGACTCTGGTGGTGATCATAGTGTGGGGCTTTTCG GCAAACTCAAGCCTTGCAGATACTGAGTTAGAAGAAAACCAAGTAGAGGCAATCGCTGAAGAAGAGGACGCGAGTCTTCCCAAAAATTTACTCGATGGTGAGACGGAGGAAGAAGGACTGAAAACCACAGGACTTGAAACCCGCCGAAGACCCGTCTTTATTCCAAGACCAAAACCTCGGCCTAAGCCAGCGCCACGGCCAGCGCCACGGCCAGCGCCAAAGccaaaatcaaaaccaaaaccaaaaacaCAACCTAAATACACTGCTGATCCGAAAAATGACGGATCTTGGAACCAATTTACCAAAAAATTCTTAGATGGAATAGTTGAAGGAGTGGGTTCTGAATTAGTACATCAAGCTGTAGATATGTTACTGACATGCCGACAAACACTAATAGAAAAAAATAGCTCTAGTCTTAGTGACTGTATACCGtttattaactttcaaaattatttgcaaGAGAAAGAAACAAATGGACAGGAGGATACAACAGATGTCCAAGATGAAACATCAGATGGTCAATATGATACATCAAATCTTGATGAACGGTGGAACTCTGATCCAGGAATGTTCGCTCAGCAGCCACCCATTCAGGACGCAGTCAATGTCAGCGGTGCTTAA